The genomic segment CTGAGGTGGAAACTTTTGACATCCCTGTAATCTTCGCCAGCTCAGCTCTCGAACGCCAATCATGAGGATAAAGCGCCCGCATTATTGCGGTTCGGTTGCGCAAACGAATATCTGAAGGTGCCGCACTGGCATATCTGCGCGTACCAGATTCGCGCTTGAACCCTACGTTCTCACCAAGAACGGGAACTCGTGCCACCATAACAGTCTCCCCCTGCTCCGTGCACTCACGTTTCGTAGGTACACGACGCTCACATCCCGCACCTACACCTTGTATATAGACAATCGCTCAGCACATCTTCGGTAATGTCAGTCTACGCTTGAATTGTTAACAAAACTCACTTAATAGCCCCCTCAGTTATTCCCTTAACCATGTTGCCTTGAATAATCATGAAGAAGATGACGACAGGGAGCGAAAACAACACGGATGCTGCCATTTGCCCACCAAAATCAGTCCCCATCGGAGTTGAAAAGCTAGCCAGCCAGACAGGTAGTGTGTATTTCGATTGATCTTTCATGAAGGTAAATGCGGTGAGGTAATCGTTCCACGCTGCGATGAAGGCAAATACTGATGTGGAGATGATTCCTGGTGCTACCAACGGGAAGGTAATCATCCGCAAAATCTGCCATTCACTGGCGCCTTCTACGCGTGCTGATTCAAATATATCTACGGGAATCGCGAGGAAGAAGCCACGCATATTCCAAATTGAGAATGGGAGTACCGCGGCAATATATGCCAATATCAGACCTATATAACTATTCAGTAGTCCGAGTTGATTAAACACGATGAACTGAGGTATCAGCAAGGCAGTACCCGGAAGCATCTGAATAGCAAGCACCGTCACGATAATCGAACGACGCCCTTTGAAACGATATAACGTCAACGCCGCACAGGCTAAAAATGCTAACAGAACAGAGAGCACCACCGAAACCGTTGTGGTCAAGATGGAATTGAAGAGATTCGTTATGAACTGTGTTTGAAATATGGCCGTACGAAAATTTTGTAGCGACCAATGGGTGGGCAGGAATACTGGATTAACAGTCATAACCTCATTGCGAGGCTTGAATGCAGTTATCGTCATCCAATACACGGGAAAGAACCAT from the Bifidobacterium sp. genome contains:
- a CDS encoding carbohydrate ABC transporter permease — its product is MSQGIHQHSQTAVIKAKRRFKWGQLRTNIAGLLFCIIWFFPVYWMTITAFKPRNEVMTVNPVFLPTHWSLQNFRTAIFQTQFITNLFNSILTTTVSVVLSVLLAFLACAALTLYRFKGRRSIIVTVLAIQMLPGTALLIPQFIVFNQLGLLNSYIGLILAYIAAVLPFSIWNMRGFFLAIPVDIFESARVEGASEWQILRMITFPLVAPGIISTSVFAFIAAWNDYLTAFTFMKDQSKYTLPVWLASFSTPMGTDFGGQMAASVLFSLPVVIFFMIIQGNMVKGITEGAIK